Proteins encoded in a region of the Prunus persica cultivar Lovell chromosome G4, Prunus_persica_NCBIv2, whole genome shotgun sequence genome:
- the LOC18779149 gene encoding uncharacterized protein LOC18779149 has translation MNFGFLGNIPWFRAQSNNDLEPALPTTSLLEQPQQKGSFGIKLLGWPLLSFVPWVSVNSKDKIRTPSTINRGLRRRAQPRGVFENGDFNNFLRFRPYVSRVPWHTGVRGFLSQLFPRYGHYCGPNWSSGKDGGSPLWDKRPIDWLDFCCYCHDIGYDSHDQADLLKADLAFLECLERPNMATKGDASIAHLYKTMCITGLRNLLIPYRTHLLKLQAGQPLIQFGWLSNVRWRGWNFQKT, from the exons ATGAACTTTGGGTTTCTTGGTAATATCCCTTGGTTTAGGGCCCAATCAAACAATGATTTGGAACCAGCTCTACCAACAACTTCCCTTCTTGAACAACCTCAGCAGAAGGGTAGTTTTGGTATCAAGTTGTTGGGTTGGCCCCTTCTGTCCTTTGTTCCTTGGGTGTCAGTGAATTCTAAAGATAAGATTCGAACTCCATCCACTATTAACCGCGGTTTGAGAAGGCGTGCACAACCTCGTGGGGTGTTTGAGAATGGTGATTTCAATAACTTTTTGCGCTTTAGGCCATATGTTTCTAGGGTCCCATGGCATACTGGCGTAAGAGGTTTTCTTTCTCAGCTATTCCCAAGATATGGGCATTATTGTGGGCCAAATTGGTCAAGTGGGAAGGATGGAGGATCTCCTCTTTGGGACAAGCGGCCAATTGATTGGTTGGACTTTTGTTGCTACTGTCATGACATAGGTTATGACAGTCATGATCAGGCTGATTTGCTGAAGGCTGATTTAGCTTTTCTGGAGTGCCTTGAGAGGCCAAATATGGCTACCAAAGGGGACGCTAGCATTGCTCACCTTTATAAGACAATGTGCATCACAG GTCTCAGGAATTTACTTATCCCTTACAGAACTCACCTTTTGAAACTGCAAGCAGGACAACCCTTGATTCAATTTGGATGGCTAAGCAATGTAAGATGGAGAGGTTGGAATTTTCAGAAAACTTAA